In Manduca sexta isolate Smith_Timp_Sample1 chromosome 23, JHU_Msex_v1.0, whole genome shotgun sequence, one DNA window encodes the following:
- the LOC119190265 gene encoding integrin beta-like protein 1, with product MRKRSETTEYCNGEIRECGICRCGGERYGDKCACKRNVQNLYNDKITCIAKGSNDTCSNRGSCTCGTCSCLDGYEGKYCECNKDSCPRDTKNNLCSGHGKCVCGVCNCDRGWDKEDCHCPLSTEACQSSNDIICNNRGTCNCGQCKCRDIPEWYKRYDGQDDYCNLSPNPQYHMLQCRYLEDCAISFWNQRPCEDDKIITSWIDELTDVYTNSTEWNLCPEIKVDVGCYSSYVYKYNDDVYDIDVLVLKHKDCTKNYLIYGITCLAIIVFIGIATIVGWKLLTDAQDKRDT from the exons ATGCGCAAAAGAAGCGAAACAACTGAATATTGCAATGGGGAAATAAGAGAGTGCGGGATATGCAGATGCGGTGGCGAAAG GTACGGAGATAAATGTGCCTGCAAGAGAAATGTCCAAAATTTATACAACGACAAAATTACATGCATCGCGAAGGGAAGCAACGACACGTGCAGCAACCGCGGCTCCTGCACATGCGGTACTTGCTCCTGTCTCGACGG GTATGAAGGTAAATACTGCGAATGCAATAAAGACAGCTGTCCGAGGGACACAAAAAATAACCTCTGCAGCGGACACGGCAAATGTGTTTGTGGCGTGTGCAACTGTGACCGTGGTTGGGACAAAGAAGATTGCCACTGCCCGCTATCCACCGAAGCCTGTCAAAGTTCTAACGATATA atatgtaATAATAGAGGGACATGCAACTGTGGTCAATGCAAATGTCGGGATATACCCGAATGGTACAAACGGTACGACGGGCAAGACGATTACTGCAACCTGTCCCCAAATCCTCAGTATCACATGTTACAGTGTCGTTATTTGGAGGACTGTGCCATTTCATTTTGGAATCAACGACCATGCGAAGACGATAAAATCATAACAAGCTGGATAGATGAATTAACCGACGTTTATACCAATAGCACAGAATGGAATCTATGTCCAGAAATAAAAGTGGACGTGGGATGCTATTCAAGCtatgtttacaaatataatgaCGATGTTTACGATATAGATGTACTGGTTCTGAAGCATAAAGATTGCACTAAGAATTATCTGA TATATGGCATAACGTGCCTCGCCATTATAGTGTTTATCGGCATCGCAACGATTGTCGGCTGGAAATTGCTGACCGACGCTCAAGATAAGAGAGATACCTGA